The genomic stretch TTCTTTAGATTTAGAATACTTATATCAGGGGTCTGAATTTGTTTCTCCAGCACCCTGCTATCTAGGGATCAAAATCCTAGCCATTGTTTAGCACAATTTAAGCATATTAATCACATTAACAGTTTATATAGGAGTTAAACAAAGTCAATAAATGAGAtcaaataaaaacatcaaatagTCAACATTCCATGAAAAACTAATGCGAAAGTCGATATTATTATTACATCATCTGTGCAAAGAAAGGATCTACTGATCATTGCAAGCCTCACCAGAGAATAAAAGGTAACAGATGATGCTTAAATAGTTCAAACAAACTAGAGTTACAATCAGTAATTAGATGACCAGTTAGCAGCACTTCCAACTCTTGGCATGCCAGTTGCTTCTTTCTTAGAATCTGCATCCACCTTGAATGTTGAACCGCACACCTGACCAGAACTATCAATCCTTGGTATCGGCTTCAACTCGTTAAGTGGATGCTCGAAACTCCTCAAACCTCCCGATGTCGTAAAGAAGCATCCTAAACATAAACAAACACATATTGAAATTTGTTAATAACTCTGTTCAAACACTTGGTTGCTTTGAGGTACATCTAGTTGAACACAATGTAGTCAAGATCGAGTGCTGGATCATAAGATCATAAGATCTTACGTGCCAAGGATGCTTGAGTGCACTACGATCAAAGAAAGATCGTTTTTGTCATCGGTGTGGTGTGGTCAAGATCGAGCTTTTAGAAGTAAGATCGTAAAAAAAAGTGTTGGGCCTGAATTAAAATTTTTATGTTGTTGTGAATGTGTGTATAAATATACATAAGAGATTACCATTTTTCTCTTCGGTAGGATCTAAGGTGCTATACTAACAATCCAAATTTTACGATCTTTCACAAGCCGATCAATCCAACTTAAGATCTCGTGCTTGACTACATTGTTGAACacatttaattttttagtttagAAGCGGATTAAATCATGCTATTACCTTTAGGGAACGGGGCATAAGATTTGCCACAGCTCTTGCGAACAATCTCGATTTCATCTGAAAGAACTAGATTTTCATCAGCATCAATTCCCCAGAAGAAAGGAACACTCCCATCAGCATCCTGAAAAGAACCGCGATGGCATGTCATGTAAGAGCAAAAAAATCATTGCAAAATATGACATTGAAGACAAATATAAATCCTAGGATTACTCACAGAAGCAACAAACACAGTTTGCGAACTGCTGTCAAACAGGATGAATGCAAATTTGCCTTGGAAATCTCTGACAACTTGATCAGCGGGATAGGGACCCCGATCCCTTAAGGTCCTATAAGCCTCTATGACAATGGTCACCTCATTTGCTGATTTGTTCAATCCATATTGTTGTTTAAGATTCGCAACATTATCGATGTGGCCTTGAAACAAACAGAAGATGTCATCCACAACTGCAAACAGCCTGCAAACACAGGAAGCAGTAGAAAAAGATGAAAGCCATGGTATAAAGACTAACAAATGATTCTGGAGAAAGCTACAAATATAAAGACAATTCACAAAAGACAAACAATATATAATTGTTAAGATCTAAGAATAAACCATAAAAGAGAAACATTATTGTATTGTAACATACACAAAAAACAACCTTAAAGGAGAACCTATAAGGATTCATACACATATGTTAGATATTTCTTCTGCTTTACCTTAAGCCTTAAAGTCATCAAAAAAACCTGGACAACTCAAGACAAAacagaaaaacatatatacatagTACAAAGACAACAATTCAGTGATCACCAAATGTTGAATGGACCAAAAGGGTAGAAAAAAAAACACTAGGGTATATAACATACAAAACCAAAAAAGGTTCAAACTTTGATCTCATCAAAGAGACCCAGATCAAAAAAAATTAAGATCACAATCTAACAATGATCAATTAAACATAAACATGAAAAAGGTGAGAAATTGATACCTTGGAAGTAATGGGTTGTTTTTGTGAAGAGAATAGGCTAAGAAAGCGGAAGCAAGGTTAAGGTTAACAGAAGAAGGGTGAAGAGATGCGAAATGTTGACTCAAAAAACCATCTTTGAGTGATGAAACTGAGTTCGATTCAGGACTCTGTAAACCCTCGGGACTCTTGGCCACAGATTTGTTGAAAACCGCTAAcatttttagttttctttttgtgaatCAAAAATGGATTCTTACAGAAGAGAAGAGAGGTTTTGGTTTTTGTAGTTATTTTTTTTCAAACGGTAAAAAAGATTTATTGGAGGTTGAAACTGCCTATACTACAGAGTAGTAGTAAGAATATTTCTgtgaataatattataataataataataataataatatgataatgatgatgatgatgagtagATGATGAGGATTGATTGAATGGATTTATCTTTGTTGTGACGAGGTGGATCACGGGAGTTGATTAATGAATCCACTAACCCATTTCCTTCCATTTCGGTCAAATTTGTCGGATAGGCTTAGATTAcgataagataaaaataaaaattggtcAGTTATTTAATGAAATTTTAACATCAAAATTAGTCTACATTAAGACTAACGCGATTgtaaattaatttctatttattttttattttattttatttatgttaagatttatttaattttaataaatatttgttgATATTAGAgtttgagttaaaaggtagtgttgatagtgtaaaatagttttacactgtcatctaatAGGAAGTcatgaatgtgccatgtcattaaagtttttttaaaataaaagaatgttttaattggatgcatggtggtgattggttgacagtgtaaaaatattttacactatcagtgcatgacccattttctcttagagtttttattttagaaagtttttatctttattttttattataaattaattttaacaaactCTATATTTTTATACTTGAATATTAAtatctttgtttttttattatactcctaatcatattaaattataattctataaTTTCTCTTACAGGGCTTTCTCCTTCTCTTTGTGACCCCTCGTTTGCTTCTCTCTGCAACCCATCAATCGACAATATTGTGACATCATTGGTTTCTTCAATGGAGAATTCCACATAGTCGAATTTTGACATCATCCACCTAAAACTTTTCTCAATTTTTACATTTTGATCCATATTCTCACCTTTTGTTTTCATAAGATTAATTGCAAAAGTTTGGGAAAAGTAATCATACACACAATCACCTTCCTTCATTCTAAGAATCTCAATTTCATTGGGAAGACCTAGCAAATTAAATATGCTCTTTGACCTTTGTAGAGCTCTATTATTTCTTGTGCAAGAACTCTCgagtatttttattatgtttatcgAACATAAATTGTTTTCAAGCGTGTCATCAATTATTGTCAAAGAGAAAAAATGTTGTAGTGTAAAAAGAGACATTCTTGACCTTCAAATCTTTGAGCATGCTATCATCAACCAACATGTAATGCTCCAACGTTGCACCAGACAAAGCAATTGTGATTCCATGTTCGATTAGATCCAATACTTCTTGGAATAAAACAAGTTTTCCATCAACTTGGCTCAATGATTATAGTGACCATTAAAATTGGAGATGACAGATTGCACAAAGTTACCAATTTCATCCATAAATATAAGATGAATCTTGGACAAACCATTAACAAACTTAAGCACCATATCAAACTTAACcagcagaaagagaaagaaaaaaaacagcctCTATGTTTAATCATGCCCTGTGTGGGCCTCTTATACCAATTGCAATGTacatttataaaagaaaacacataTGTTCATGTACATGTAAAATGTATAGATATGGCTATTGTGTCATTACTTGACTTACAAGTCAAACAAAATGTCAAAACTCAAAAGCATAAACTTCCCATCTTTCTAAATTTCATACATAATGATCAAATTTGATCTCAACAGGCAGACTCACCTTCTTGTCTCTTATAGCCAACAAGTCTCCATTATCATCATTCAAGTAAGCTTTCAAGAATGCAACCATAACTCCTCCAACAAACATCCTCATAGGCTTCCTAGATTCTCCATTCTTACACAAACAATAACTAGCTTTCCCTCTAACTCCTTTAGTATCATCATCCAACATATCAACATGACCATAATCCTTAGCCACAAAATACCAACAAGGTTTGTCACATTCACTAAAAAAATTCTCATGATTGACACCTTTAGGTGCACAAGGAGGGAACAAAGGGTTCCTTTTTACATCACCTAAACCCGAACCTATAACCAATGTTGCCATATCGAAATCGAATGAATGAGGAACATAAGTGAGAACTGGTGGTGATGTTTGCTTTCCCATATCCATTCCATCAACTGGATCAACTCCTATTATGGCTGAAAATTTTAGATCAGTTATGATGTTTAGTTTTCTTAGAGCAATAGCAAATGATGTCTTGCCGCCGCGACTATGGCCCCCGAGGGCTAACTTGTGAAAATTTGGCTCTATGTTTGGTGGAAGAATCTTGCAAAGTCCTTCTGATAGCCAATTTGTTATTGCAGCTACTGAATATATCTCATCACTTATATCAGGTCCAGCCACTGTATACAACTGAGagtgcaaaaaatatttttttttaaattactagTTTTGAAACTATAACAAAAGGTTGCAATGGGAACTAACCTGAGGAGCAATGACAATGAAGCCATGAGAAGCTACATGTTGAATAAGCTGAGAATAAAATGAGTTTGAAAGAACATATCCATGAAGAAAAAGTAGAATTGGGAATTTTCCACCTTCAATAGGAGTTGCAATCAAAAGAGATTTTGGTGGTGGAGCTGATTAACATGTATACAAAAAATTAGTACACATGAACTAGgagaaaaaatttataaaaaaaacataaaattaaactaTAATTAAACTAGATTTTATAATAGAAGAGTTAATTAAAATTGTACCATGTTGTTTATATGAACAAGAATCAACAGTTTGTAGCTGAGTGGTGTATTTGCCAGTCTCAAAGACATTAGTAACAGATGAACACATTACTGATGATAATAGTGGAGCTAAGTGTTGTTACTTTTAGTGAAgaatgtgatgatgatgatgatgataagatAAATATGTGGTGTGGCTTTTATATAGTCTGGTTTTTAATTGGATATTTTGGTTAAAAGATGTTTGTGATATTAAGGAAATGTTTTTTTTGTTGGACTTTATATAGTAAGTAATTAAAGGGCCCATTAAGATTTTGGAgggcttgaatgaatgagtaAGCTGAACATACAAATGTAACCCGATTAGTCTATCTATATATTCTTTACTAAGAACTTATGTTATTTCATGGTATTAGCAATTATAATACATTTATTCCCAACTAATACCTCTTCtgtcatttatttataaattgttttatttgtaTTAACGTGCATGAATGTGGCTAAAAATTAGGATGATTTCTTGCAATTTTCAAGTTGCAAAATGTGCGATGCTGGTCTCattataagtatttttttttatataatattttcataccTCAAATTATGAGATTAATAGTTATACACGATGGTTGTAAAAAAGAGTTACATGTATTTTGTAGTGGAATAAGAGATAGATAAGTGTTCAAGATAACCATCGCGAAAAACTTTTGATATGGTGATTATAGTTTTTTCGATCAATTAATAGTTATTTATAAAAAGTTATAGCAATTCAATGTTCTATTCAGGTCAGTATTTAAATGAGGTGGAGTTTTGCAAGTTtgtgtaaaaaaatatttgaacgtAACTCGAGGTCACTTTTATATAAAGGAGACAATTAGGACTTTTAGTGATAAGTTGGCTGCTATAATTTCCGCTATCTTTTCAACTCAAAAGGGGTTTCATTCATCATAGGCTAATATCTTATTACATTTTCCTTATCTTTATCAATGTTATGCTACATGAAAAACTTTGGAGGAAATATGACCCTTTTAAGATTTATATTAAAAAGGCTTTTGATACGTTGAAAAGTTTTTCTTAATGGTCTTCAGTATTTTGCTTCAATCATACTTTTTGTTCATGGATTCATACTATTCTTCAATCTATCATACTTTCGATTTGTATTAATGGGAAGAATGCAAATTTTTCCCTTGCAAATGGGTATTAGTCAAGGTGATTCATTGTCCCCTCtcttattttttctttctaaagATGTGTTTAGTAGGTGCATTACAAAATTGGTCAACGATGGAAAGTTGAATCTAATTAATAGCACTAGTGGGAGTCAAGTCCCTTCATGTGTGTTATATGCATATATGTCATGATATTTTGCAAGGCTactatcaataatataaaaagCCTCGTTAACTTGTTCAATAAGTATGGTGCAATCTCAAGAAAACTTATTAATCTATCTAAATTCACTTTCATTGAAGGATCCATCAACCATAAAAGATTAAATATATTTATGGGATCCATGTATTCAATGTTGGCATTTACACTTTTAATCATGGGCGGATGTATGTAGAGGCAGtgtgtggctatagccacaccagaataatatttgtttttatatacCACCATTTTAGTAATACTACTACTTAACTGCAACATGCATGTATATACTAGATTAATTGAAGGTAGCTCTCCCAGCAGCTTAATAGCAGCATATTAATAACCACAACATATTAATAACCACCACATTAAAATAAGTCTCAATTATTTACAAGTTCTTTATATCAAGAAACacacattctaattttttttgataaaaatattttagattgcAATTTAATTATATCACTATACAAttttttatgttatatattttaaGTGAATATTATGAAATATCATTGACAAGACCTTAAAGTATTATCAGTTTAaaagtttaattatttaaattttattaattcatctataattttaaataacttcaaaattatatatagtttaattattataaaGTTATATTGATAAATATGATCAATATTTTGCTCataatgttatttatttaaaaaatatttaaattatagatGAATTAGAAGTTTAAATACATAAATTGTTAAACTTACAATAGTTTAATAAATGAATTTTATATGACTTTGAAATTATTTAAGttacaaataaattaataaaattttaataataaattattcaagttattttaataattaaattatttaaatttaattataattttggcTACTAAAATTAATTACAATTTTAGCTACTTAATTTATTGAAACAATTAACAATAATGTTATTTTAGCtaaatttcaaaaaaagaaaaatgatataCGATTTTCACTATAAATATATTACattgaataatattatttcttgttTTAAGTATATTTAGTTCATAGTTTTTTATATTTAGCCACACTAATATATAAAGTCTGGATCCGTCCCTGCTtttaattatcatgttgttccattTTTAAAGGCTAGCCTATCTTCAACCTATTTTCGACAAGATCAAATTCAATTTGAGTGCTTGAAAggcttctcttctttctcttgttGGAAGAGTTGAACTAGTTAAGAGAGTTATTTAGGGCATGTTGATTTCCATTTTCCGTATCTATTACTGGCATATCAGCCTCCTCAATATCATTGACAAATGGATAAGGAATTTCATGTAGGCAAGTAATATTAATAGTAGGAAAATTTTCATTGTGGCTTGGCAAAAGGTTTGTCTTCTTACTCTTGAAGGAATTTTGGGTATAAGATTCCTCAAAGACATCAATGAAACCAAAATGATTAAGTTTGGGGTGAGATATGATTAGTTCCCAAAGCAAATGGTCTTGTTTTATTAGACCTAGAATCATTATGAAAACGTATTTTATTtaaggcaaaatactcttttccGTCCCTTATCTTTGACTCGGGGTCcagtttggtcccttaatttttaaaaagacccTTTTAGTCCTTTAACTTTGCAAACTTgaccacgttagtcctttccgtctattctgttagtcaaagtcaatcAATAACACCATGTGGCACTGATGTGGAATTCCACTTGACCTAGCGACGGAAAAATCCGTCACTTAAAAATTTTCTGGATTTTAACtaatgatcttcatcttcttccccaattTTGCTTGTATATTTTTTAATGGTTCAATACCTATGCAATATTTACCATATTCTTAATGCTGAATGTAGATTCACCAAAGAGCCATCAATTTATCCTTGCAATCATAAGATTTCAAACTAAAATTACAGATCTAAAATTCAGACTCAGATCTACTTTCTGAACACCAATGCATCAAATATCATAATCAACAACCGATGCATCAAATATCATAATCAACCTAAAATTACAGATCTAAAATTCTTGTCATAGACTCAGATCTACTTTCTGAACACTAACCATTTCATCCTCAAATAAAATCTCGAATCAAACTTGTTCCATTTATTTATAAATCTGTTTCTAAATTAAATGGACAAAATATCTTGAAATAGTTAAAGACTTAGAATATAATGGTTTTAGGGGATTCATTGAGTTTAAACATGTGAGAATTGTTATTCTAAAGCCCAGAATTCTAATTATGCACAAAGTATATGAAGAATATGGAGATTAATTCTAAAATCCAGCAAACTCAGAATCCAGATTTCGTCCGTGTGAGATTCTGGATTGCTCTTGCGTGTCGTGATTGCATTGGACTTGCGAACATTCTCTGGATTATAGATTGTTTCACTATTTGCTTTAAAGTACTAGCTATATTTCCCATTTTATTAATAATGATGTTGataaatttttttagaatataGATGAAGAGAGAAACTAAAACGAGTTCTGGGTAAGAATGCTTCCGTTAATTAACTAGTATTGATAAAATCAATATGTTTCCTTTAATTGATTATGAAGATAGAAATTAAAATGGGTTGTAAGTTTGTATGTTTCGTTTAAATGACGATAGTAAAGTCAATATGCTTTCTTTAATTGATTATGAAGATAGATGAAGATAAAAGTTAGTACAATGACTTATGGGTTTGTATGCTTCATAATCTAATaaattactttcttttttttggattatgggtttaaaataaaatttttaagtatgagtttttggagaagatgaagattacattaattttttttttctaaaaaattagtGACCGATTTTTCGACTGTAAAATTGGTCACAAAAGTTGAACATTACAAGTCACTTGCCACGTCAGCAAAAACTAACGCCATTACTGATACTTAAACGGAAAGGATTAACATGATCCAATTTTAAGAGTTAAGGGATTAAAAtgatctttttaaaaattaagggactaaACTGGATCCCGAGTCAAAGATatgggacgaaaaagggtattttgcctttatttaataTCACATTCACTACTCTATTAGAGGAGGAACTAAGAGAAATTTTTTCAGATGTGAAGATAACTCTAGATGGTTTCTTGATGATGGGAGTTCTATTATTTTTGGTTTGATAAATGATCAGGGGTTTCTCTTTCTAATGACTCTAGTATGGTCCCCAATACTAAGGTGAGAAATTTCATATTCAATTATCATTGATAAATTATCACTTCTATTATGCACATCATTCCTAATCTTTGTATATTGCTAAACAAAATAATTACTCATAAGGTTAAATATTTTACAAACTTGTTTGAATTCATAGTTTGGATGACTCTCTCAATTTTAAAGAAGCTTATAAATTTCAAAGGCCTCTTGGTCAAATGTTTTTTTGGACCGAATAATTTTGCATCAAGATATCTCATCGTCTAAGTCTATCACTATAAGGAGACTATTTTAGAATAAATTACTTACTGATGACAACTTGTGCTCTATAGGTTGTGCCATTGTTGCCAAATGTGATCTCTGTGGTACTAACCATGAATCATCTTTACATCTTACATGCTTATGTACTTTTGCTCAATAACTTTAAAGTTGGCTACAAGATATCATTGTCATCCTTATTCACACAAGTTCTATACACTATTATCTCATCTCTTATGACAAATCTTGGTTTGGCCAATGCAAACTTGTCATCTATActcattataaatatatttaacacTACTAAGTTTTGTAGGAACAATTTCATATTtcaagataaaaaatatattagacaTTTGATATTATATCTAACATTTCCCTAAATGGAAATTATACAAACATTTATGTTTCTCCTAACATGGTATAATTTAcgaagattcattctcttaagtTTCTTAAGATCAAAGAGATTTTGTGGCACCCTTCGCAGGTACGGATTTTTTGGTCATCCCTATCCTCGAGCTCTTCAAAATAAATTGAGGAATTTTATGTTGTCTTTTTGTTACCTGGATATTTTCGATGTGTTTTATGATCATGCaaatagttaaataaaataaaagttgaagTAACTTGAAACTAGTTTTTTGACGTATAGTTCAACAGATCTATATATGGTAGATTTGTTTCGACATATAAGCTTGCAAAAGGTTGATCAAAGTTCCTATAGAAACAATCATGATGAGAGACTTAGTGAAATATTAAGTGAATTGATGATGAGTTCGACCAGAAGAGGATAATTTAAAATCAGGCTAAATAAATGTTTTTTAGCCTTATCAACTGGCGAGAACATGTGGAAACGAGTTAGAGACAAGATGCATGCAGATGAAAACGTGTTGATTTCTGAAGAAATGTCTGTTTAAAAGACAGTTATTTTAATTTAGTGTAAATAGGGGTTCTGACAATAGGATCCGTGtgttcaattgtatacaaactcatattactcaagtatctatAAAGGAAGAGACTCTGAGATCTTTAGCACCGACGAAGCCAAACAGGGGTTCACAACTTATAGTAGGGgttttattttctgaaaaggGTTTTTCTTTGGACTTCGATCATGAAACCCTAGGGCTACCGGCTAGCATTTAACCTTTGCAACAtaagaaaatatattatattttactcCTCATGTTTATTCCTATCATATGTTAACTTTTTATCCAAACACAAAgcaattttaacttaattaattaattttgaatatttttgttgATATACTTGTAGTTGTAGTTATTTTGATTCTGTGTATGCTGATGTAAGAGACAGTTTTTGTTGTATTTGACAGTGCCAAAGTTGTTGTTGACGACACAAATTGATAGAATACTGCTCGTGTCGGTAACAAAAACAAATTACCATGATGGAGTGATGTATTTTTGTGAGAAATGCAGCAAGCATGTTCTCAATGCTCTCACATTTTCACCAAGACAAGTAGCAAGTTACTATCccatattcatgcattttgtatattatatatgtacagttttttttatttaaaaatttctttgtttttttcaaattatttttgttttggaaaataAAACTTTGATTAACCAAAAAAGCCAAGAAAGTACACGGCGATCACTAGGATCCAGCCAACCAAACACCAAAGaaatcaagaaaagaaaaagcCCAAGCCTACATTAACATAAGACTAATAATATGGGCCTTAAGAATAGGACTAAACCATCCTCTAAAAACAATTTTAGAAATGATGTCTTTGCTAATAGTTGCCCTATCGATTTTCTTTCCTAAACAGATGTTGTTTCGAAACATCCACACGCCATATATTGTCTCCGTTGCTGCCAACTTCAACAAAGCAGCCCTCCAACCTTTACCAACCTTTACCAGTTCCATGATTAACAAGCCAAATAAGCTCCTCATCCCATCCTTTAGGAGAGTGATGCACTTGAAGCCAATGGAGAACACTACTCCACACTTTAAATtaataagaaaaatagtgttcAAAAATACCACATGAGCATCCAAGCCATTTGAAAAGGAGGGAGAACACTACTTGTTTTTGTCTTTTAGTGGCCAAAAATAGaattttaaagaaattaatttaaaatgtaagatagattaaaaattacaaaattattatttttaattataaaaataattatgatatattttaaaatataatttaaataaaactcTTATAGAActaagaattaattaaataataaatgtatAACATATAATCTTAGTGGAACACatgaattttatataattaagagTGTGTTGCTTGAACTTTATTTATATACTTTAAAAAATTTTGATAAGTAGGTACTGCGTGTATTTGGATAACAACAAATGGACATTTAAAGATGTTTGAAGGTTTATGGTAGGGTTAGATGAGTGTTAAATATGAGGGATAACTCTTGGTTTCAATTGATAGGAACCATATAACAACCAAATATCTCTTCTTTTATCATATGTCTCTAACAAAAACCAGACATAGTTTGAGGTGGTTTCTTATACCATCTCATTGAGGGCATTGAAACTGCATTACATGTTTTGATTGATGGATGAGTTTGTCGAAATACCAATTGCACTATAATTTTATTGCAACTCTAAAGTTTAGCATTCCTTTAAAATGATTTTCCCATTATATAAAAAGCATTGTTACATGAGTGTATCAAAACAACTtaaaaatcaatttccaaaaggaaaaacaaaagtAATTTATATGATAGTTAACTAACATAAAACTGCTTTACAGTTCTTACAAAAACTCTGAAAAAACTCACCATATTATTTTCCATCAAAAGCCTTACCCAAAAGCAAAAGTGGAACAATCCATATCAATGATTTGCTATACCTCATAAACCTTAAAAAACTAAACAATCCCTTGGGATCCAATAAAAAAAAACCATATTAATAAACAAAAGCACAAAAAATTTGAGGTTGTCTTTTTCTTTTACATCACACACACTAACACTAAAATGTGactcttttcctttttccttttgacTGCCAAGTCCAAGATACTCTTTTTCTTTCCATATCAATGAAAGCATAAAATAACAACTAAGCTTCACAATTTTCACTTTAGTTCACATTACTTTACTTTCACattcaaaaaaatattactaatttAACACCCCAAGATTAAAGAGACTCACCTCTATCTTCTAGCATAATAAATGACTAAAACTTTAATTTACCCTTTTTACAAATGGATCAAAAGATTTATACCATGTTCATAGTTAACATAAAGACCTATAACATAACATGT from Vicia villosa cultivar HV-30 ecotype Madison, WI linkage group LG4, Vvil1.0, whole genome shotgun sequence encodes the following:
- the LOC131600184 gene encoding stem-specific protein TSJT1-like, yielding MLAVFNKSVAKSPEGLQSPESNSVSSLKDGFLSQHFASLHPSSVNLNLASAFLAYSLHKNNPLLPRLFAVVDDIFCLFQGHIDNVANLKQQYGLNKSANEVTIVIEAYRTLRDRGPYPADQVVRDFQGKFAFILFDSSSQTVFVASDADGSVPFFWGIDADENLVLSDEIEIVRKSCGKSYAPFPKGCFFTTSGGLRSFEHPLNELKPIPRIDSSGQVCGSTFKVDADSKKEATGMPRVGSAANWSSNY
- the LOC131600185 gene encoding chlorophyllase-2-like; this translates as MCSSVTNVFETGKYTTQLQTVDSCSYKQHAPPPKSLLIATPIEGGKFPILLFLHGYVLSNSFYSQLIQHVASHGFIVIAPQLYTVAGPDISDEIYSVAAITNWLSEGLCKILPPNIEPNFHKLALGGHSRGGKTSFAIALRKLNIITDLKFSAIIGVDPVDGMDMGKQTSPPVLTYVPHSFDFDMATLVIGSGLGDVKRNPLFPPCAPKGVNHENFFSECDKPCWYFVAKDYGHVDMLDDDTKGVRGKASYCLCKNGESRKPMRMFVGGVMVAFLKAYLNDDNGDLLAIRDKKVSLPVEIKFDHYV